From a single Myotis daubentonii chromosome 5, mMyoDau2.1, whole genome shotgun sequence genomic region:
- the APELA gene encoding apelin receptor early endogenous ligand encodes MRLQQLLFVFLIVMMSLLLINGQRPANLAMRRKLHRLSCHQRRCMPLHSRVPFP; translated from the exons ATGAGACTTCAACAAttgctttttgtatttttaattgttatgaTGAGTCTTCTTCTTATCAATGGACAGAGACCAG CTAATTTGGCAATGAGAAGAAAACTACACAGACTCAGCTGCCATCAGAGGAGATGTATGCCTCTCCATTCACGAGTGCCCTTCCCCTGA